The uncultured Subdoligranulum sp. genomic sequence GCAGTGATTATGATTTTGCTTGGCTGCAACAAATTCCACAAATTGCGCGAGAAAACTTGGGAAAATGAATGGGTCAATTGGTATAAGATTCCGCCTATTGTTATCGAGATGACGGACTATATCCTACAGGATAATACAAAAGCAGAAAAAACTGCAGTGTTTCCTATGCCGTTGAATATGTGGGTGAGACAGTATAATCCAGAAGTGAAAATCCCGTTCTCTTGGACGAAAGTAGAAAGCGCAAAACCTGAAAATGGAAAATTGTACGAAGCTTTAAGTCCTCAGGATCCAAATGGTGTTATCGATTTGGATGTGGCAGGGTATTGGGCTAAGCAGGGAGGGTATCAGTACTTTGTTCTAATGGAAGGAAAGTCCCCCAATGGCAACCCGTACACAGGAAGTCTGGAAAGCAGTGGTTACGAAAAGGTTTGGGAATACGATGCCAAACCAAATACAGACGAACGATGGTATAGCCAGAAATATCTATTGTATCGGTTGAAAGAGTAGGAGAACAAAATGATGTGGGCTTGGCAGTTGATAGTATTGCTGCTGGTACTGCTAGTCATTCCTTATGGTATGGGACAGGCACTAACGCCAGGTAATGGAAAAATTTATACATATTTTTCTGGCCTTTGTGCAAGTTGGTTGCTTTTTGAAGGGTTTTCTGTAGTATATCATATCGCTTGTGGTAGTTTGCGACAGATGTCTTGGTTATGGGTGGGAATCTGCGCCCTTCTAGCAATATACGGATATTGGAAAAAACGCGAATTGTCGCCTTTTCGTAAGGAGTGGCTGGCGGGATGGAACAGAACTGAAATTTTTTTTCTGATTTTGGTCACTGGGATTATTGTAATCATTGTGGGAAACACTGTTTTCAATACTTTTTATGGAAACTATGATGATGAAACCTACTGCGCTACTGCGGTGACTTCGTGGTACACCGATACTGTAAATCGGTATGCACCCAATTCAGGAGAATTTAAACCACCATTTTACCATGTACGTTATGTGCTGGCCAGTTGGCCAATTTATAGTTCTACGATTGCAGTATTGACAGGTATCCATCCGGCGATTGTTTTTCGCACGATTCTTCCAATTTTTGAGATCCCAGTCACATGTTTAGTGGACTACCTTTTGATTGCCAATTTTTTGCCTAAAAGGAAAAATGCATTGTTTGCAACGTTTCTATTGCTCTTACTGACATTACAGACTGCAGAATTGAGCGATATGACCAGTAGGGAATGGTGGTTCGTAGTTAATTGCTGGACGGGAAAAGCTGTTGCAGGAAATCTGATAATTCCACTAGTTTGGTGGTTGCTGTGTAGGCTGGAACAGGAAAAAGAAAGGTTACAATATCGTGCTTGTAAAGTAACACTATTTTTTGCTTGTAACGCATCCTGTATGATTTCATCTACTTTGACATACGTGGTACCATTTGAACTGATAGTTTTTGGTATGTTCTACCTCTTTCGCACAAAACGATGGAAGGAAATCTTCTTCTTCTTTGCATGGTGCGTGGCTCTGCCGGCGGTAATAGGTGTAGTTTCTTATGTAGTGTCAAATTTGCCGTATCTGAACCAGTGACACAGGATTTGATCGCGACGATTCTAAAAGTGCTATAAAAGGAGCATTCGATGTTATGTTCGGAAGATGCAAACAGTTACAATTGAATTGGCTGACATTAAGCATGACACTGACTACCGGAATCGTTTTTACGGGGATATCCTCTTTTTCCTGGAGGGGACTATTGGGATTTAGTCTGTGCAATGTGCTTGTATATTCCATTGTGGAAAGAATATTGTATCAAGTGGCTAATTTCCGTTTTAATATAAAGCACGCTCTATCGCTATTGCTTTTCGGCATTTTTTACGGTGTGGGGCTTAAGCTCCAGTACCAGCTTTTCTCATCCATGTTTGGAATGATTGGCTTGGGCTTGTATTTTGCACTGATTTGCATTTGGTCGGTGTCGGAGCGGATGTGGCCCTTGAATGCCGTGAAGATTTGTGGATTAGCACTGCTTTTTCTGGCACTTTGTACAGCAGTGATTCTATTCTGGAAAAATTTTGGCGTATTTTCATTGGACAGCTATTCGTACTACGAAATTGCAACCACGATTGGGAAAAAATTCGGCACAGTATCAACAATCCGACAATATGTTATTGACACAGAATATAATATTTCCTTCCCATATTTTTACCCGCTTTGTATATGGATAATGGATAAGTTAACTGGAATTGGTCACTACGCGGGAATTTTAGTGAACTACTATGTTGTGATACTGACGGCGGTCCTCTTGTTATATGTCAGTAAAATGTTTGTTAATCGATTGTGGTGCGG encodes the following:
- a CDS encoding DUF6077 domain-containing protein encodes the protein MMWAWQLIVLLLVLLVIPYGMGQALTPGNGKIYTYFSGLCASWLLFEGFSVVYHIACGSLRQMSWLWVGICALLAIYGYWKKRELSPFRKEWLAGWNRTEIFFLILVTGIIVIIVGNTVFNTFYGNYDDETYCATAVTSWYTDTVNRYAPNSGEFKPPFYHVRYVLASWPIYSSTIAVLTGIHPAIVFRTILPIFEIPVTCLVDYLLIANFLPKRKNALFATFLLLLLTLQTAELSDMTSREWWFVVNCWTGKAVAGNLIIPLVWWLLCRLEQEKERLQYRACKVTLFFACNASCMISSTLTYVVPFELIVFGMFYLFRTKRWKEIFFFFAWCVALPAVIGVVSYVVSNLPYLNQ